A single region of the Oleispira antarctica RB-8 genome encodes:
- the dapD gene encoding Tetrahydrodipicolinate N-succinyltransferase, which translates to MSTAFAIGLGTKNAKGEWLEVYYQAPLFQPSADIIAAAKEAIGYEAGNQAIEVDGGELEALAAALESIAPAQAALAKACTESKKPVVITILESDVQSESTPEVYLKLHLLSHRLVKPHGINLAGMFGLLPNVAWTNLGAIDLAELPAAQLQARLNGDLLSVNCVDKFPRMTDYIVPSGVRIAHTARVRLGAHIGEGTTIMHEGFVNFNAGTLGVSMVEGRISAGVVVGNGSDLGGGCSTMGTLSGGGNIIISVGENCLLGANAGTGIPLGDRCTIESGLYITSGTKIQVLDDAKNVVETVKGRDLAGKADLLFRRNSISGAVECVTNKTAIQLNEELHANN; encoded by the coding sequence ATGAGCACAGCATTTGCAATTGGCTTAGGCACAAAAAACGCAAAAGGCGAATGGTTAGAAGTTTATTACCAAGCTCCTCTTTTCCAGCCAAGCGCTGACATTATTGCTGCGGCTAAAGAAGCGATCGGCTATGAAGCTGGTAACCAAGCTATTGAAGTTGACGGTGGTGAGCTTGAAGCTTTAGCAGCTGCACTAGAATCTATTGCTCCTGCACAAGCGGCATTAGCGAAAGCTTGTACTGAAAGTAAAAAGCCGGTCGTTATTACAATTTTGGAATCTGATGTTCAGTCTGAATCGACTCCAGAAGTGTATTTGAAGCTTCATTTACTATCTCATCGTTTAGTTAAGCCACACGGTATTAACCTAGCGGGCATGTTTGGTCTGCTACCAAATGTTGCTTGGACTAACTTGGGCGCAATCGATTTAGCTGAGCTGCCAGCAGCACAATTACAAGCACGCTTAAACGGTGATTTACTAAGCGTTAACTGTGTGGATAAGTTCCCACGCATGACTGACTACATTGTACCAAGTGGTGTTCGTATCGCTCATACCGCACGTGTTCGTTTAGGCGCACACATTGGCGAAGGCACAACGATTATGCATGAAGGCTTCGTTAACTTTAACGCCGGTACCTTAGGTGTTTCTATGGTTGAAGGCCGCATTTCTGCGGGTGTTGTTGTCGGTAATGGTTCTGATCTGGGCGGCGGTTGCTCGACGATGGGGACGCTTTCGGGTGGTGGTAACATCATTATTTCTGTTGGTGAAAACTGCTTATTAGGCGCAAACGCGGGTACCGGTATTCCGCTGGGTGATCGCTGCACCATCGAATCTGGCTTGTACATTACTTCAGGCACTAAGATTCAGGTTTTAGACGATGCGAAGAATGTTGTCGAAACTGTGAAAGGCCGTGACTTAGCGGGTAAAGCGGATCTTCTTTTCCGTCGCAACTCTATTTCTGGTGCGGTTGAATGCGTAACGAATAAGACAGCGATTCAGTTAAATGAAGAACTGCATGCGAATAACTAA
- the ansB gene encoding Asparaginase: protein MKILITGGTLDKQYNPLNGALIFSQSSVFEMLAQSRNTLEIDLDTLMLKDSLEMNDEDRLRISQACNDCDEKQIIITHGTDTMVESAQAIAAQLAPNKTVVLLGAMVPYQFKGSDALFNLGCAMTAVQILPAGVYITMNGQVFDYREVQKNRTIGAFVAIK from the coding sequence ATGAAAATTTTAATCACAGGCGGCACACTCGATAAGCAATATAATCCCTTAAACGGAGCGCTTATTTTTAGCCAATCTTCAGTCTTCGAAATGTTGGCGCAATCAAGAAATACACTAGAAATCGATCTTGATACGTTAATGCTAAAAGACAGTTTAGAGATGAACGATGAAGATAGGTTACGCATCTCACAGGCCTGCAATGACTGCGATGAGAAGCAAATTATTATCACTCATGGTACCGATACCATGGTGGAATCGGCGCAAGCCATTGCTGCGCAATTAGCGCCTAATAAAACCGTCGTTTTACTCGGCGCAATGGTTCCGTATCAGTTTAAAGGGTCCGATGCGTTGTTTAATTTAGGCTGTGCGATGACCGCTGTGCAAATATTACCTGCGGGCGTTTATATTACGATGAATGGCCAGGTTTTTGATTACCGTGAAGTGCAAAAAAATCGCACCATTGGCGCGTTTGTTGCCATTAAATAA
- a CDS encoding Hypothetical isochorismatase hydrolase family protein produces the protein MITTENSGLLIVDVQGKLALQAHDSSVLLSNLAILIQGAKLLSIPIVWVEQLPEKLGITHPDIAQHLPGSALAKSSFSIWGDDKIRSEIEHLNRRNWIVAGIECHVCVYQSVRDLLKMHYSVHVVSDGVSSRALANKEIGLQAMQGAGAKMTSTEMVLFELQKKAEGDAFKQLIKLVK, from the coding sequence ATGATAACGACCGAAAATAGTGGGTTATTGATTGTTGATGTACAAGGCAAGTTAGCATTGCAGGCGCATGACAGTTCAGTATTACTGAGTAATCTTGCCATTCTTATTCAAGGGGCTAAGCTGCTATCAATACCCATCGTTTGGGTAGAGCAGTTACCGGAAAAGTTAGGTATAACCCATCCTGATATTGCGCAACATCTACCTGGTAGTGCTTTGGCTAAATCTAGCTTTAGCATTTGGGGCGATGATAAGATTCGTTCAGAAATAGAACACCTAAACCGCCGTAATTGGATAGTGGCGGGTATTGAATGTCACGTGTGCGTCTATCAATCGGTACGGGATTTATTAAAAATGCATTACAGCGTGCATGTGGTGAGTGACGGTGTGAGTTCTCGCGCGTTAGCTAATAAAGAAATAGGACTTCAGGCGATGCAAGGGGCTGGGGCCAAAATGACCAGTACCGAAATGGTATTGTTTGAGTTGCAGAAAAAGGCCGAAGGTGATGCTTTTAAGCAGCTGATTAAGTTGGTTAAATAA
- a CDS encoding Transcriptional regulator, LysR family, producing MRYTLRQLEVFLAIAHQQNVSKAAKVLNLSQSAASSALKELEQQFDVLLFDRIGKRLQLNEQGRLIRPKAESLLAQASDLEQTLLKHADAGHLKIGATLSIGNYLAVSIMAEMMRQQPNANISLEVANTASISQKVLNFDLDIGLIEGELQHSDLDVIPWRDDELAVFCSPEHPLANKKSISDDDLVQAQWILREAGSGTRQAFERAMHGILPKLTIAHELQHTEAIKRAVEANLGIGCLSQITLEDAFKRGSLIRLPVPHRDFQRQFYFILHQQKFRSAGIEQWMALCLASE from the coding sequence ATGCGCTATACCCTACGTCAACTTGAGGTTTTTCTTGCCATCGCTCACCAGCAAAATGTAAGCAAAGCGGCTAAAGTACTGAACCTCTCTCAAAGCGCGGCTAGTTCAGCATTAAAAGAGTTGGAACAACAATTTGATGTACTGCTATTTGATCGTATTGGTAAGCGCTTGCAACTCAATGAACAAGGGCGCTTGATAAGACCCAAGGCGGAAAGCTTATTAGCTCAAGCCTCTGATTTAGAGCAAACACTGCTCAAACATGCAGATGCCGGACACTTAAAGATAGGCGCAACCCTATCGATCGGCAATTATTTAGCAGTAAGTATCATGGCTGAAATGATGCGTCAGCAGCCCAATGCGAATATCAGCCTCGAAGTAGCCAATACTGCGAGCATTAGCCAAAAAGTGCTGAATTTTGATTTGGACATTGGCCTTATTGAAGGTGAACTTCAGCATTCTGATTTAGATGTCATCCCCTGGCGAGATGATGAGCTAGCCGTTTTTTGCAGCCCCGAGCATCCTCTGGCTAACAAAAAAAGCATCAGCGATGACGACCTTGTTCAAGCGCAATGGATTTTACGCGAAGCAGGCTCTGGCACACGTCAAGCGTTTGAACGCGCCATGCATGGGATTCTGCCTAAGCTTACTATTGCTCATGAACTTCAACATACAGAAGCCATTAAGCGCGCTGTTGAAGCGAACTTAGGCATCGGCTGCTTATCTCAAATAACTCTAGAAGATGCCTTTAAACGCGGCAGCTTAATACGGCTACCCGTGCCGCATAGAGATTTTCAAAGGCAGTTCTATTTTATTTTGCATCAGCAAAAATTTCGTAGTGCTGGCATAGAACAGTGGATGGCATTATGCCTTGCGTCGGAGTAG
- the cinA gene encoding Competence/damage-inducible protein CinA: MTRESQRQAPAASQPALNIQFLLTGTELMVGDIVDTNSVMLAQSLKDQGAELTRKVTLGDDFKGIVAEIEHMSLQADVLIINGGLGPTEDDLTAEAIAQVIGQPLEENSEALIHLEAWCKKRGFQLEGANRKQVVLPKGISLVANRMGSAVGFSAHHNNCLIICTPGVPSELKVMWAEEILPLLKSQLPIIDKVKTIKFHVFGIGESAIQNLFDRQLANWPKEIEVGYRAASPLVELKFTTRSEQAELLLPQWQAKVEQLLGAHILRFLGDWAVEEKIKGSVKGIIKDSIKGLTEGPEQPASVAKCLVELLARNKQTMTAAESCTGGLIASNITRIPGSSQVFEAGYVTYSNRIKSQLLNVKEQTLLDHGAVSESVVIEMAQGALAASSADWAVAVSGIAGPDGGSEEKPLGTVWLCWGKAGHLKTKCLVYPSTRINFQRFIANVGLDLIRREILEAKDEPSYFSRNAK, from the coding sequence ATGACCCGTGAATCACAACGACAGGCGCCAGCCGCATCACAACCTGCCCTTAATATTCAGTTTTTATTAACCGGTACTGAATTAATGGTGGGGGATATTGTTGATACCAATTCCGTGATGCTGGCACAAAGTTTAAAGGATCAAGGAGCCGAGCTTACCCGCAAGGTCACCTTAGGTGATGACTTCAAGGGCATAGTCGCTGAAATTGAACACATGAGCTTGCAGGCTGATGTATTAATTATAAATGGAGGACTTGGGCCGACAGAAGACGATCTTACTGCTGAAGCAATCGCGCAAGTTATAGGCCAGCCATTAGAAGAAAATAGCGAAGCGTTAATACACTTAGAAGCGTGGTGTAAAAAGCGCGGCTTTCAGCTTGAGGGTGCAAACCGTAAACAAGTTGTATTGCCAAAAGGGATTAGCCTTGTGGCTAACCGAATGGGCAGTGCGGTAGGATTTTCTGCCCACCATAATAATTGTCTGATTATCTGTACGCCTGGGGTGCCCAGCGAATTGAAGGTGATGTGGGCGGAAGAAATATTGCCGCTATTAAAATCTCAGTTGCCGATTATAGATAAAGTTAAAACGATTAAATTTCATGTATTTGGTATTGGTGAATCGGCTATTCAAAATTTATTTGATCGTCAGTTAGCCAACTGGCCAAAAGAAATTGAAGTCGGTTATCGGGCAGCATCCCCTTTGGTAGAATTAAAATTTACCACTCGCAGTGAACAAGCAGAGTTGCTATTGCCTCAATGGCAGGCCAAGGTTGAGCAATTATTAGGCGCTCATATCTTAAGATTTTTAGGTGATTGGGCCGTTGAGGAAAAAATTAAAGGAAGCGTTAAGGGAATCATTAAAGACTCTATCAAAGGATTAACAGAGGGCCCAGAGCAGCCCGCTTCAGTGGCAAAATGCTTAGTTGAATTATTAGCCCGTAATAAACAAACAATGACGGCCGCAGAATCGTGCACTGGTGGTTTGATTGCATCAAACATTACACGCATTCCAGGTTCGTCGCAGGTATTTGAAGCAGGGTATGTTACTTATTCTAATAGAATCAAATCTCAGTTATTAAACGTTAAAGAACAAACTTTATTAGACCATGGCGCGGTCAGCGAATCCGTGGTTATAGAAATGGCGCAAGGTGCGTTAGCGGCATCGTCTGCGGATTGGGCCGTTGCCGTTTCGGGCATTGCAGGCCCTGATGGCGGCAGTGAAGAAAAACCACTAGGAACTGTTTGGCTTTGCTGGGGAAAGGCGGGCCATTTAAAAACAAAGTGTTTGGTTTACCCATCGACCCGTATTAATTTTCAGCGTTTTATCGCGAATGTTGGCTTAGATCTTATTCGTCGTGAAATATTAGAGGCAAAAGATGAGCCGTCTTATTTTTCGCGTAATGCCAAATAG
- the nhaD gene encoding Na+/H+ antiporter NhaD putative, protein MKHLASWLSPLILLLLPSLAFASTDATEWIDLTSHWVGYTAISVFVIGYILVIFEEQIHMRKSKPVMMSAGIIWILIAAVYVNNGFPHAAEVAIRHNFLEYAELFFFLMVAMTYINAMLDRGVFDALRSWLVAKGFSYKTLFWLTGILAFFISPVADNLTTALIMCAVVMAVGADKPAFIGIACINIVVAANAGGAFSPFGDITTLMVWQKGLLHFSTFFTLFIPSVVNFLIPAAIMHFALPSGTPNAETGEAVKIKPGGLQIVGFFLLTIITAVSFHNFLHLPPVYGMMFGLGYLKLYGFYIRRFKEGGPTGDDMDDLDLPPGSDDKHGGFDIFDKVAKSEWDTLFFFYGVILSVGGLGFIGYLSLSSAYIYGELGPDVANILVGIMSAIVDNIPVMFAVLTMNPDMSEFHWLLVTLTAGVGGSLLSIGSAAGVALMGQARGSYTFFSHLKWTPVIALGYAASIYAHYLING, encoded by the coding sequence ATGAAACATCTAGCCTCTTGGCTTTCGCCATTAATATTATTACTTCTGCCTAGCTTAGCGTTTGCCTCTACTGATGCAACCGAATGGATTGATTTAACCAGCCACTGGGTCGGCTATACCGCCATCTCCGTTTTTGTTATTGGTTATATCTTAGTTATCTTTGAAGAACAAATTCACATGCGTAAATCAAAGCCTGTCATGATGTCGGCTGGCATCATCTGGATTTTGATCGCTGCTGTCTACGTCAATAATGGGTTCCCTCACGCTGCCGAGGTGGCTATTCGTCACAACTTTCTTGAGTACGCCGAGTTATTTTTCTTCTTGATGGTAGCAATGACTTACATTAACGCCATGCTGGACCGAGGTGTATTTGATGCGCTGCGCAGCTGGTTAGTAGCGAAAGGCTTTAGCTACAAAACCTTATTTTGGTTAACCGGTATTTTAGCGTTCTTTATATCGCCCGTTGCCGATAACCTAACCACCGCCTTGATCATGTGTGCGGTTGTCATGGCAGTAGGGGCTGACAAGCCTGCCTTCATTGGCATCGCTTGTATTAACATCGTCGTGGCCGCAAACGCTGGGGGTGCATTTAGTCCATTTGGTGATATTACTACCTTAATGGTTTGGCAAAAAGGTCTGCTTCATTTCTCTACCTTCTTTACTCTATTCATCCCATCCGTCGTCAATTTTTTAATCCCTGCCGCTATTATGCATTTTGCACTTCCGTCGGGCACACCGAATGCTGAAACTGGTGAAGCGGTTAAAATTAAGCCAGGTGGTTTACAAATTGTAGGATTTTTCTTACTAACGATAATAACGGCAGTTAGCTTTCACAACTTCCTACATTTACCGCCAGTGTACGGCATGATGTTTGGTTTAGGGTATTTGAAACTGTACGGTTTTTATATTCGTCGATTCAAAGAAGGCGGCCCTACAGGCGATGATATGGATGATCTAGACTTACCACCGGGTAGTGATGATAAGCATGGTGGATTCGATATTTTTGACAAGGTGGCAAAATCGGAGTGGGATACGTTATTCTTCTTCTACGGCGTTATTCTTTCTGTAGGCGGCTTGGGCTTTATTGGTTACTTAAGCCTGTCATCAGCTTATATATACGGCGAGCTAGGCCCTGATGTCGCCAATATTCTTGTTGGTATTATGTCTGCCATCGTTGATAATATTCCCGTAATGTTTGCCGTATTAACCATGAACCCCGATATGTCTGAGTTCCACTGGTTACTCGTTACACTCACCGCCGGTGTTGGTGGTAGCTTGCTATCGATTGGTTCCGCTGCTGGGGTTGCGTTGATGGGGCAAGCAAGAGGTTCTTATACCTTCTTTAGCCATCTTAAATGGACCCCTGTCATTGCCTTAGGTTACGCGGCTAGTATCTATGCT
- a CDS encoding ABC transporter-related protein has translation MLSFFEKLIKPFPSEDPQQPPSGVFAFCRHYSRGIEIPLILMTVLTATLAMLEVSLFSFMGQLVDWLATKDRATLWQEEGDTLITMGAIVLIALPTIVFLHAAIIHQTLLGNYPMVVRWLAHRYLLKQSLGFYQDEFSGRIATKVMQTSLAVRETVIKLLDVMVYVVVYFLSMLFIIAQADVRLMLPLMVWLVLYIALQYYFVPKLKAIATAQADARSTMTGRIVDSYSNIATVKLFSHTQREADYAQQGMQGFLTTVYQQMRLATGLNTSIHGLNYLLIFVISGFSIYLWQENAIGIGAITIAISLALRLNGMAQWIMWEVSALFENIGTVIDGMGTLSQPLQVTDVEDAKALVVNKGDIDFQNMNFSYSMADEEGNISQRHIIKNLNLHIKAGEKVGLVGRSGAGKSTLVSALMRFYDLESGLIKIDGQDIAKVQQETLRAHIAMVTQDTSLLHRSVRENILYGRPDATEEELQQAIRSAEAHEFIQELADLEGNTGLDAQVGERGVKLSGGQRQRIAIARVLLKDAPILILDEATSALDSEVEAAIQHSLYQLMEGKTVIAIAHRLSTIAAMDRLIVIDNGEIVEQGSHQELIAKQGIYAQLWAHQTGGFIADDLS, from the coding sequence ATGCTTTCTTTTTTCGAAAAGCTCATCAAGCCTTTCCCCAGTGAAGATCCTCAGCAACCGCCTTCGGGTGTGTTTGCTTTTTGCCGCCATTACAGTCGTGGCATTGAGATCCCTTTAATATTAATGACGGTGCTCACCGCCACGCTGGCGATGCTAGAAGTATCGCTGTTTAGCTTTATGGGACAGCTTGTCGATTGGCTTGCGACCAAAGATCGTGCGACACTTTGGCAAGAAGAAGGCGATACCCTCATCACGATGGGGGCGATCGTTCTCATCGCGCTCCCAACGATTGTATTTCTCCATGCTGCAATTATTCATCAAACGCTATTGGGGAATTACCCCATGGTGGTTCGCTGGTTGGCTCACCGCTATCTTCTTAAGCAAAGCTTAGGCTTTTATCAAGATGAATTTTCTGGCCGTATTGCTACCAAGGTAATGCAAACATCATTAGCCGTACGCGAAACCGTGATCAAGTTATTAGACGTCATGGTCTATGTTGTTGTGTACTTTTTATCGATGCTCTTCATCATTGCCCAAGCCGATGTACGCTTGATGTTACCGCTGATGGTTTGGCTGGTGCTATACATCGCCTTACAATATTATTTTGTCCCAAAATTAAAAGCGATCGCCACCGCTCAAGCCGATGCGCGATCGACCATGACAGGCCGCATCGTCGATTCGTACAGCAATATTGCCACCGTTAAACTCTTCTCTCATACCCAAAGAGAAGCCGATTATGCTCAGCAAGGCATGCAAGGTTTCCTGACCACGGTTTATCAGCAAATGCGTCTGGCCACAGGTTTAAATACCAGCATTCACGGGCTAAATTATTTACTGATTTTTGTTATTTCGGGTTTCTCGATTTATCTATGGCAAGAAAATGCCATTGGCATTGGTGCGATTACCATTGCGATCAGTTTAGCGTTACGTTTAAACGGTATGGCACAGTGGATTATGTGGGAAGTCAGCGCATTATTTGAGAATATCGGCACGGTGATTGATGGTATGGGCACGCTGTCTCAGCCTTTGCAGGTCACTGATGTAGAAGATGCCAAAGCGCTGGTCGTCAATAAAGGCGACATCGATTTTCAGAACATGAATTTCAGCTATAGCATGGCCGATGAAGAAGGAAATATCAGCCAGCGTCACATCATCAAAAATTTAAATTTACACATTAAAGCGGGTGAAAAAGTCGGTTTAGTCGGACGTTCTGGCGCAGGAAAATCGACATTAGTCAGTGCTTTGATGCGCTTTTACGATTTAGAATCTGGGCTTATTAAGATTGACGGCCAAGACATTGCAAAAGTTCAACAAGAAACATTACGCGCCCACATTGCTATGGTGACTCAAGATACTTCATTACTGCACCGCTCGGTACGCGAGAATATTTTATACGGCAGACCCGACGCAACAGAAGAAGAACTCCAGCAAGCAATTCGCAGCGCCGAAGCTCATGAATTTATCCAAGAGCTCGCGGACCTAGAAGGAAATACGGGGCTGGATGCACAAGTCGGCGAACGTGGTGTAAAACTGTCTGGCGGCCAGCGCCAACGCATCGCCATTGCTCGGGTATTATTAAAAGACGCACCGATTTTAATTTTGGATGAAGCAACGTCGGCTTTAGATTCAGAAGTAGAAGCCGCGATTCAGCACAGTTTGTATCAACTTATGGAAGGAAAAACCGTAATCGCGATCGCTCACCGATTATCGACCATTGCCGCCATGGACCGGTTAATCGTCATCGATAACGGCGAAATCGTCGAACAAGGTAGCCATCAAGAACTGATTGCCAAGCAAGGGATTTATGCTCAGTTATGGGCGCATCAAACCGGCGGCTTTATTGCCGACGATTTGAGTTAA